A stretch of Oryza brachyantha chromosome 4, ObraRS2, whole genome shotgun sequence DNA encodes these proteins:
- the LOC102720426 gene encoding putative E3 ubiquitin-protein ligase LIN, translated as MAPPPSSLLRDLLAADGFRNRRKPPDSNPPAAPRTSSMPLQHRRPSRPARSQSDVLTRSLLRETNDVGTSGGNGIDVADEEQQNATRRSSASLTSARSYSNNKDTISGATKGSAAIPALDESVLTALIALVAGSVKRFVKDEGFRASLRGGCMSCLGESNHRAVLDLRVIVHTVERAASDGGLDPRDLKRASLKLHAMVSLDSKEADAITAAGVPHHRLAACAHLYMSVISKLQKKDHSSAVHVLEAFCLAPHEARTSMLPALWDRLFRSSLSHLRAWRDSESAAAASSDTKVKDVEKKFVAVVDDGTRALACYYRDWLLGRTEVMSLPVVPAPPSTVPASAPRFSTSTSYDIGSDVACSSGSYSPATKFALDETPLQFDQEEEAVVGEKTADAESVFLECDDTEAKSHTHTFQTQKNEPMSDELAKASEQETGDERSRQPDESTSYVPISDITANELPTLEFCEVPLQSETDVSQVSIFATIPNDFLCPLTRQIFNRPVTIETGQTFERHAIVQWFDRGIKMCPITGQELESLSIPDINRVLKRLIDNWKSENCKTLVSESTYPEEKLTVRVMRNVLSAERKTSENSENTRYLMAIGGIDFLLHRFHGGGEEEKAQAAELLVLCIRAEGSCRNYVAIRLSSSSVVQLIHSEVISARSSAVRLLIELLCLRRREMVELFLRGLRTELTMETMNLLLEHTRSSSVEEQALGAVLLLHFDRALVEPHRDSVYREEAAKIITHSLRCCLSEENAVANTRKALLLLGGHFSFSGDLLAEDWILKQAGFVDGSRGTHADSDAAVQDKEGDEDEAWLRDVTAVLLGRGRRPFLEALSMCMGSPDHGLAAACLTTAAWLSRSLQSIDATDVQLAAFLALIPRLKQCLAAGDQPQTRHHRVLASVTLYNISKIPDCRVLLMLLADGLRDHLGELAELTWTAGQLIAELHE; from the exons atggcgccgccgccgtcgtcattGCTCCGCGACCTCCTCGCCGCTGATGGCTTCAGGAACCGTCGCAAGCCGCCTGACAGTAACCCTCCCGCCGCCCCAAGGACCTCGAGCATGCCCCTCCAGCACCGGCGGCCGAGCAGGCCCGCACGGTCGCAGTCCGACGTCCTCACCCGCAGCCTCCTCAGAGAAACAAACGACGTCGGTACTAGCGGTGGCAACGGAAtcgacgtcgccgacgaggagcAGCAGAACGCGACACGGAggtcgtcggcgtcgctgACGAGCGCGAGGAGCTACAGCAACAACAAGGACACTATCAGCGGCGCCACGAAGGGCTCGGCCGCGATACCAGCTCTCGACGAGTCCGTGCTCACCGCGCTGATCGCCCTGGTCGCGGGATCTGTCAAGCGTTTCGTCAAGGACGAGGGCTTCCGCGCGTCGCTCCGCGGCGGCTGCATGTCGTGCCTCGGCGAGTCCAACCACCGGGCGGTCCTGGACCTCCGCGTGATCGTGCACACCGTCGAGAGGGccgcgagcgacggcggcctcgACCCGCGTGACCTGAAGCGCGCGTCCCTCAAGCTGCACGCTATGGTGTCCCTCGACTCGAAGGAAGCGGACGCGATCACCGCGGCCGGCGTCCCGCACCACCGCCTAGCCGCGTGCGCGCACCTCTACATGTCCGTCATCTCCAAGCTCCAGAAGAAGGACCACTCCTCCGCGGTCCACGTCCTGGAGGCCTTCTGCCTGGCGCCGCACGAGGCCCGCACGTCCATGCTGCCCGCGCTCTGGGACAGGCTCTTCCGCTCGAGCCTCTCGCACCTGAGGGCGTGGCGTGACAgcgagtcggcggcggcggcgagctcggacACAAAGGTGAAGGACGTGGAGAAGAAGTTCGTAGCGGTAGTGGACGACGGCACACGTGCGCTCGCATGCTACTACAGAGATTGGCTTCTTGGGCGCACCGAAGTTATGTCTCTCCCGGTTGTACCAGCTCCTCCCAGCACCGTTCCTGCCAGCGCGCCGAGGTTCTCGACGTCGACGTCTTACGACATTGGTTCCGATGTCGCTTGCAGCTCCGGGAGTTATAGCCCAGCTACAAAGTTTGCGCTCGACGAGACTCCACTGCAGTTTGATCAAGAGGAAGAAGCAGTGGTGGGCGAGAAGACAGCAGATGCAGAAAGCGTGTTCCTCGAGTGCGATGATACTGAAGCAAAGAGCCACACTCACACATTTCAGACACAGAAAAACGAACCCATGTCTGACGAGCTAGCCAAGGCATCTGAACAAGAG ACCGGAGATGAACGGAGCAGACAACCAGATGAGTCAACGAGTTACGTGCCAATTTCTGATATCACAGCTAACGAACTTCCTACTCTCGAATTCTG TGAAGTGCCTCTCCAGAGTGAAACAGATGTCAGTCAAGTATCCATTTTTGCCACCATTCCGAACGACTTCCTCTGTCCGCTGACGAGGCAGATCTTCAACCGTCCGGTGACAATTGAGACAGGGCAGACGTTCGAGCGGCATGCTATAGTGCAGTGGTTTGACAGAGGCATCAAGATGTGTCCAATTACAGGCCAAGAACTTGAGAGCCTGTCGATTCCAGACATAAACCGTGTGTTGAAACGCTTGATCGATAACTGGAAGTCCGAAAACTGCAAAACCCTGGTCTCTGAAAGCACATATCCTGAAGAGAAGTTAACTGTAAGAGTCATGCGGAATGTCCTTTCTGCCGAAAGGAAGACGTCTGAAAATTCTGAGAATACACGGTATCTTATGGCAATCGGTGGCATAGACTTTCTTCTGCATAGATTtcatggaggaggagaagaggagaaggCACAAGCAGCCGAGCTCCTTGTGCTCTGCATCAGGGCAGAAGGCAGCTGCAGGAATTACGTGGCAATAAGGCTTAGTAGCTCAAGTGTGGTGCAGCTTATCCACAGTGAGGTGATTTCAGCAAGGAGTTCTGCAGTGCGTCTGCTCATTGAATTGCTTTGCCTCAGAAG AAGGGAAATGGTTGAATTGTTCCTACGCGGGTTGCGCACAGAGTTGACAATGGAAACAATGAATCTGCTACTCGAGCATACCCGAAGTTCGTCAGTCGAAGAACAAGCGCTGGGTGCTGTTCTACTACTGCATTTTGATCGTGCATTG GTCGAGCCGCACAGAGACAGCGTATACAGAGAAGAGGCTGCCAAGATCATCACACATTCTCTGAGATGCTGCCTGTCTGAAGAAAATGCCGTTGCCAACACCCGGAAAGCACTGCTGCTACTGGGTGGGCATTTCTCCTTCTCAGGTGACCTCCTTGCAGAGGACTGGATACTGAAACAAGCCGGCTTCGTCGACGGCTCACGTGGCACGCATGCCGATTCTGACGCTGCCGTACAG GACAAGGAAGGAGACGAAGACGAGGCGTGGCTAAGGGACGTGACCGCGGTGCTACTCGGCCGCGGGAGGAGGCCGTTCCTGGAGGCGCTGTCCATGTGCATGGGCTCCCCCGACCACGGCCTGGCTGCCGCGTGCctgacgacggcggcgtggctgAGCCGATCGCTCCAGTCGATCGACGCGACCGACGTGCAGCTCGCCGCGTTCTTGGCTCTCATCCCGCGGCTGAAGCAGTGcctggccgccggcgaccagcCGCAGACTCGCCACCATCGAGTCCTCGCGTCCGTGACGCTGTACAACATCAGCAAGATCCCAG ACTGCAGGGTCCTGCTGATGCTGCTGGCTGACGGCCTTCGCGATCACCTGGGCGAGCTCGCCGAGTTGACATGGACGGCCGGTCAACTCATCGCCGAGCTCCACGAGTGA
- the LOC102716122 gene encoding calcium-dependent protein kinase 13, which yields MGNACGGSLIRSKYLSFKQTSHRQDTEDNAAAAADSPKKPSRPPAAATTDPNPVSASAPAAAMRRGQAPVDIGSVLGHPTPNIRDLYAMGRKLGQGQFGTTYLCTELSTGVDYACKSISKRKLITKEDIEDVRREIQIMHHLSGHKNVVAIKGAYEDQLYVHIVMELCAGGELFDRIIQRGHYSERKAAELTRIIVGVVEACHSLGVMHRDLKPENFLLANKDNDLSLKAIDFGLSVFFKPGQVFTDVVGSPYYVAPEVLLKEYGPEADVWTAGVILYILLSGVPPFWAETQQGIFDAVLKGVIDFDSDPWPVISDSAKDLITKMLNPRPKERLTAHAVLCHPWIRDHGVAPDRPLDPAVLSRIKQFSAMNKLKKMALRVIAESLSEEEIAGLKEMFQTMDADNSGAITYDELKEGLRKYGSTLKDTEIRDLMDAADIDNSGTIDYIEFIAATLHLNKLEREEHLVAAFSYFDKDGSGYITVDELQQACKEHNMPDAFLDDVINEADQDNDGRIDYGEFVAMMTKGNMGVGRRTMRNSLNISMRDAPGAL from the exons ATGGGCAACGCATGCGGCGGTTCCCTTATTAGATCCAAGTACCTGAGCTTCAAGCAGACGTCGCACCGCCAGGACACCGAGGAcaacgccgcggcggccgccgactCGCCGAAGAAGCCTTCCCGCCCTCCCGCAGCCGCCACCACGGACCCCAACCCAGTCtccgcgtcggcgccggccgccgccatgagGCGCGGCCAGGCGCCCGTCGACATCGGCTCGGTGCTCGGCCACCCCACCCCTAACATCCGGGACCTCTACGCCATGGGCAGGAAGCTCGGACAGGGTCAGTTCGGCACCACCTATCTTTGCACCGAGCTATCCACCGGGGTGGACTACGCTTGCAAGTCCATCTCCAAGCGCAAGCTCATCACCAAGGAGGACATCGAAGACGTTCGCCGCGAGATCCAGATCATGCACCACCTCTCGGGGCACAAGAACGTCGTCGCCATCAAGGGCGCGTACGAGGATCAGCTATACGTGCACATCGTCATGGAGCTCTGCGCCGGCGGAGAGCTCTTCGATCGCATCATACAGCGTGGCCACTACAGCGAGCGCAAGGCCGCCGAGCTCACTCGGATCATCGTAGGGGTCGTCGAGGCCTGCCACTCGCTCGGGGTCATGCACCGGGACCTCAAGCCCGAAAACTTCCTGCTTGCCAACAAGGACAATGACCTCTCGCTCAAGGCCATTGATTTTGGTCTCTCAGTCTTCTTCAAGCCCG GTCAAGTTTTTACCGATGTTGTCGGAAGCCCGTACTACGTAGCTCCAGAAGTTCTGTTAAAAGAGTATGGACCAGAAGCTGATGTTTGGACTGCTGGTGTCATTCTCTACATTTTGCTAAGTGGTGTGCCCCCATTCTGGGCAG AGACACAACAAGGAATATTTGATGCTGTATTGAAAGGCGTTATTGATTTTGATTCTGATCCTTGGCCTGTGATCTCTGATAGTGCAAAGGATCTTATAACAAAAATGCTCAATCCTCGCCCAAAGGAACGCTTAACAGCACATGCAGTTCTAT GCCATCCATGGATTCGTGATCATGGAGTTGCTCCTGATCGGCCTCTTGATCCAGCTGTCCTATCTCGCATCAAGCAGTTCTCTGCAATGAATAAGTTGAAGAAGATGGCTTTGCGg GTAATAGCTGAGAGTCTCTCAGAGGAGGAAATTGCTGGGTTGAAGGAAATGTTCCAGACTATGGATGCTGATAACAGTGGTGCAATCACATATGATGAACTTAAAGAAGGCTTGAGAAAATACGGTTCCACGCTAAAGGACACTGAGATTCGTGATCTTATGGATGCA GCAGATATAGACAACAGCGGGACAATTGATTATATTGAATTCATTGCTGCAACATTGCATCTCAACAAACTGGAGCGAGAGGAACATCTGGTGGCAGCTTTCTCATATTTTGACAAGGATGGAAGTGGTTACATCACAGTGGATGAGCTGCAGCAAGCTTGCAAAGAGCATAACATGCCAGACGCCTTTCTTGAtgatgtcatcaatgaagctGACCAGGATAAT GACGGGCGCATTGACTATGGAGAATTCGTTGCCATGATGACTAAGGGCAATATGGGAGTCGGACGAAGAACAATGAGAAACAGCTTGAATATCAGCATGAGGGACGCACCTGGTGCACTCTAG
- the LOC102720703 gene encoding pentatricopeptide repeat-containing protein At3g24000, mitochondrial-like produces the protein MMERPSPPPPLPSPPPPPPATVSHMAVTQALADALRSCGSRGALAGARALHGRLVTVGLASAVFLQNTLLHAYLSCGSLSDARRLLQADIREPNVITHNIMMNGYTKLGSLSDAADLFDRMRTRDVASWNTLMSGYFQAGRFLDGLETFMSMHRSGDSLPNAFTFCCVMKSCGALGWHELAPQLLGLLWKFDFWDDPNVETALVDMFVRCGSIDFASRLFNRIERPTVFCQNSMLAGYAKLYGVDQAIEFFKGMPERDVVSWNMMIAASSQIGRFRQALDLVVQMQRNGVRLDSTTYTSSLTVCARLSSLEWGKQLHAKVIHNLPQIDPYVASALIELYAKCGCFNEAKRVFSSLHDRNSVSWTVLIGGSLQYRCFSESVKLFNQMRAELRAIDQFALATLVSGCFNRMDLCLGRQLHTLCLKSGHDQAIVVSNSLISLYAKCGDLQNAELVFSSMPERDIVSWTSMITAYSQVGNISKARQFFDGMTTRNVITWNAMLGAYIQHGAEEDGLKMYSAMLSQKDVTPDWVTYVTLFRGCAEIGANKLGDQIIGHTVKARLILDVSVANAAITMYSKCGRISEAQKLFDLLNGKDLISWNAMITGYSQHGMGKQAVKIFDDMLSKDVKPDYISYVAVLSACSHSGLVQEGKLYFDTMTRVHDISPGLEHFSCMVDLLGRAGHLNEAKDLIDKMPMKPTAEVWGALLSACKIHGNDELAELSAKHLFELDSPDSGSYMLLAKIYSDAGKSDDSAQVRKLMRDKGIKKNPAYSWMEVDNKVHVFKADDVSHPQVIAIRNKLDELMEKIAHLGYVRTESPRSEIHHSEKLAVAFGIMSLPAWMPIHIMKNLRICGDCHTVIKLISSATDREFVIRDGVRFHHFKNGSCSCGDYW, from the coding sequence ATGATGGAgcggccatcgccgccgccgccgctaccgtctcctcctcctcctcctcccgccacCGTCTCCCACATGGCCGTCACCCAGGCGCTTGCTGACGCGCTTCGCTCGTGTGGCTCCCGCGGGGCACTCGCCGGGGCCCGCGCCTTGCACGGCCGCCTCGTCACGGTGGGCCTCGCGTCCGCCGTCTTCCTCCAGAACACACTACTCCATGCCTACCTCTCCTGCGGATCCCTCTCCGATGCTCGCCGCTTGCTTCAGGCGGACATCAGAGAGCCCAACGTCATCACACACAACATAATGATGAACGGGTATACCAAGCTAGGCAGTCTGAGCGACGCCGCGGACCTGTTTGACAGAATGCGCACCAGGGATGTCGCCTCGTGGAACACGCTCATGTCCGGATACTTCCAGGCCGGCCGATTCTTGGATGGTCTGGAAACGTTCATGTCAATGCATCGAAGTGGGGATTCATTGCCAAACGCCTTCACATTTTGCTGTGTTATGAAATCTTGTGGCGCTCTTGGCTGGCATGAATTAGCACCACAGCTGCTTGGGTTGTTATGGAAGTTTGATTTTTGGGACGACCCAAACGTTGAGACTGCTCTTGTTGACATGTTTGTAAGATGTGGATCTATCGATTTTGCTTCAAGATTGTTCAATCGGATTGAGAGGCCAACTGTTTTCTGTCAGAACAGTATGCTAGCAGGGTATGCCAAGTTATATGGAGTCGATCAAGCTATTGAGTTTTTTAAGGGCATGCCCGAACGAGATGTTGTTTCATGGAATATGATGATAGCAGCGTCGTCCCAGATTGGGCGATTCAGGCAAGCCCTTGATTTGGTTGTACAAATGCAAAGAAATGGTGTGCGACTTGATTCAACCACATACACTAGTTCTCTGACTGTATGTGCTAGATTGTCTTCTTTGGAATGGGGTAAGCAACTCCATGCTAAAGTTATTCACAACCTACCACAAATTGATCCTTATGTTGCCAGTGCTCTAATTGAGCTATATGCAAAATGTGGCTGTTTCAACGAAGCAAAGAGAGTATTCAGTTCTTTACATGACCGCAATAGTGTATCATGGACAGTTCTAATTGGGGGATCTTTGCAGTATCGGTGCTTCAGTGAGTCTGTCAAGTTGTTCAACCAGATGAGAGCTGAGTTGAGGGCGATTGATCAATTTGCACTGGCAACTCTTGTAAGTGGATGCTTCAACAGGATGGATTTGTGCCTTGGTAGGCAGCTGCACACGCTCTGTTTGAAAAGTGGACACGATCAAGCTATCGTCGTCTCCAATTCTCTCATATCATTGTATGCAAAGTGTGGTGATCTCCAGAATGCTGAATTAGTATTCAGTTCGATGCCTGAAAGGGATATTGTATCATGGACTAGCATGATTACTGCATATTCTCAAGTTGGGAACATCAGTAAGGCTCGTCAGTTCTTTGATGGCATGACCACAAGGAATGTCATTACGTGGAATGCAATGTTGGGGGCATATATACAGCATGGAGCTGAGGAAGATGGCCTCAAGATGTACAGTGCTATGCTAAGTCAGAAGGATGTCACTCCTGACTGGGTTACTTATGTTACATTGTTCAGAGGGTGTGCAGAGATAGGTGCAAATAAACTTGGAGATCAGATTATTGGTCATACTGTAAAGGCCAGACTCATTTTAGACGTTTCAGTCGCAAATGCGGCTATCACAATGTACTCCAAATGTGGAAGGATATCAGAGGCTCAAAAACTATTTGACCTCCTAAATGGAAAGGATCTGATTTCATGGAATGCGATGATCACTGGTTATTCACAACATGGCATGGGGAAGCAAgctgtaaaaatatttgatgataTGCTGAGCAAAGATGTAAAACCTGACTACATAAGTTATGTCGCAGTTCTGTCAGCTTGTAGCCACTCTGGACTTGTGCAGGAGGGGAAACTCTATTTTGATACGATGACAAGAGTCCACGACATATCTCCAGGGTTGGAGCATTTCTCCTGCATGGTTGACCTTCTTGGCCGTGCAGGGCATTTGAATGAAGCCAAGGATCTCATTGATAAAATGCCCATGAAACCAACTGCTGAAGTTTGGGGAGCTCTTCTCAGTGCCTGTAAGATACATGGCAACGATGAGCTTGCAGAATTGTCAGCGAAGCACTTATTCGAGCTGGACTCGCCTGATTCTGGAAGCTATATGCTTCTAGCCAAGATTTATTCCGATGCTGGTAAGTCAGATGATTCTGCACAAGTCAGGAAGCTAATGAGGGACAAAGGGATAAAGAAAAACCCGGCCTATAGCTGGATGGAAGTCGACAACAAGGTTCACGTCTTCAAAGCAGATGATGTGAGCCACCCGCAAGTGATTGCAATTCGGAACAAGCTGGATGAACTGATGGAAAAGATTGCACACCTCGGATATGTGAGGACCGAATCGCCACGCTCTGAGATTCATCACAGCGAGAAGCTGGCTGTGGCTTTTGGGATCATGAGCTTGCCTGCGTGGATGCCTATTCACATCATGAAGAACCTGCGCATTTGCGGGGACTGCCACACGGTGATCAAGCTGATATCGTCGGCGACTGATCGGGAGTTTGTGATCCGAGATGGTGTTCGGTTTCACCACTTTAAAAATGGTTCTTGCTCTTGCGGAGACTATTGGTGA